Within Corallococcus exiguus, the genomic segment GCAGGTGCAGGGCGTGGCGGACAGTCCCTTCCGCGCGGTGAAGTACAGCAACTCGCGCATGGGCAGCATCAACATCCCGGTCGACACCGACCAGTTGGCGTTCGTGAAGAAGCACGCGAGCGAGATGCTGGTGGCCACCTCCGTGGGCACGTCCGTGAATCACGGCATCGCGCAGAAGCGCTCGCTGACCGGCAACGGCGCGTGGCGGGGCCGCACGCTCCAGGAGGCCGTCGCGCTCCAGTGGGGAGGCGGCATGCCGCTGCCCAACGTCAACATGGGCACGGGCGGCTACGCCGAGCGCGGCACCGACGACAGCCTGCCCCTGTCCTGCTTCGGGGAGCCCGTGGTCAACCCGTCGCTGTGGCCCCTGGGCCTGGATGGCTCGCGAGGCATCGCCGGAGCGCCGTCGAAGGACGTCATCGCGCTGGCTCGGAGCACGCGGGACGCCCTGGACCAGAAGTCCATCTTCGGCCGCACATTCCAGGACAGCGGCGCGCTGAAGCGCTGGAGCGAACAGCGCGGCGTGCAGCAACCGAAGCTGGAGGCCCTGGACCTCATCACGAAGCTCAACGTCCTGCCGAACCTGCCGTCCATTCCCCTGTCGAAGTATGGGCTGGAGAGCTCACCGGACGGGGCGCGGCTGCGAGAGGTCTTCCCCGGCTTCTTCACGGATCCCGTGCAGGGCCAGGCGGCGCTCGCGTTCCTGCTGCTCAAGTACCGCGTGTCCGTGTCGGTGACGCTGGGGCCGGACTTCAACGTCGCGGTGGGCGGGCCCAACGGCATCGCCAATCCACCGCTCGCGTTCGACATCAGCCACAACGACCACCGGGGCGGACAGGCCTTCATGTGGGCGCGCATCCTGTCCACGGTGGACTCGCTGATCACGCTGCTCAAGGCGGAGCCATTCGACGCGAACTCAGGCGAGTCCATGTGGGACCGCACGCTCATCTACGTGGCCACGGAGTTCGGCCGCACGCGTCCGCGCCCCTCCGGCGCCACGGAGTTCGGTTCGGGCCACGACCTCAACAATGGCTTCCTGCTGCTGTCGCCCATGGTGAAGGGCAACACCGTGCTGGGAGGCGTGGATCCGA encodes:
- a CDS encoding DUF1501 domain-containing protein gives rise to the protein MTLKTTGRLSRREMLRALSLCAAGTTLAPFLSGCRDSLQTPESLEKLGRKRDALDGKPKFLIVIGAAGGASIVDSFLAVRQSESSNAAAFNTFPDAQVQGVADSPFRAVKYSNSRMGSINIPVDTDQLAFVKKHASEMLVATSVGTSVNHGIAQKRSLTGNGAWRGRTLQEAVALQWGGGMPLPNVNMGTGGYAERGTDDSLPLSCFGEPVVNPSLWPLGLDGSRGIAGAPSKDVIALARSTRDALDQKSIFGRTFQDSGALKRWSEQRGVQQPKLEALDLITKLNVLPNLPSIPLSKYGLESSPDGARLREVFPGFFTDPVQGQAALAFLLLKYRVSVSVTLGPDFNVAVGGPNGIANPPLAFDISHNDHRGGQAFMWARILSTVDSLITLLKAEPFDANSGESMWDRTLIYVATEFGRTRPRPSGATEFGSGHDLNNGFLLLSPMVKGNTVLGGVDPNTTLTYGFDARTGERQPGKVTSNEPDIFSGVLTAMGADLSGSGLPDASAFKRT